In one window of Gossypium hirsutum isolate 1008001.06 chromosome A01, Gossypium_hirsutum_v2.1, whole genome shotgun sequence DNA:
- the LOC107917652 gene encoding stigma-specific STIG1-like protein 1, whose translation MEAAKIFVTIALTYAVTIALAMKTIGAVAEDNSLIPSTTFRDAGPLVLPMGSPKRVSRFLQQGYRNPRAADHCHKDEEVCYVLEGATSTCCNNKCVFLATDDHNCGACKRKCKFTQVCCRGECVDVAFDKRHCGACNHRCNRGEYCVYGMCNYA comes from the coding sequence atGGAAGCTGCCAAAATTTTCGTCACTATAGCTCTAACATATGCTGTAACAATTGCTTTAGCGATGAAAACCATCGGTGCCGTTGCCGAAGATAACTCTCTGATTCCATCAACGACTTTCAGAGACGCTGGACCACTCGTACTACCAATGGGGAGTCCCAAAAGGGTAAGTCGTTTCCTCCAGCAAGGATATAGAAACCCTAGAGCTGCCGACCATTGCCACAAAGATGAAGAGGTTTGTTACGTCCTAGAAGGAGCCACCTCCACTTGCTGCAACAACAAATGTGTCTTTTTGGCGACGGACGACCACAACTGCGGTGCATGCAAGAGGAAGTGCAAGTTCACCCAGGTTTGCTGCCGGGGAGAGTGCGTCGACGTTGCTTTCGACAAAAGACATTGCGGAGCTTGTAACCACCGGTGTAACCGCGGCGAGTATTGCGTTTATGGCATGTGTAACTATGCATGA